TTCGGCGTAAGCCAGACCATTGTTGTTTTTTACAAAGGCAATAACTTCTTTTACGCGTTTTTTATCTTTGTTGTGGTTTTTAATGGAGTTTATGAGCCACTTTTTTTCTTGCGGAGTACAAGTATTTAAAACGTGAATTAAAGGCAGAGTCATTTTTTGCTCTTTAATATCGATTCCGGTTGGTTTACCAATTGCTTCATCACTGTAATCGAATAAATCGTCTTTGATCTGGAAAGCCATTCCGATAAGTTCTCCAAATTTACGCATGTTTTCTACCTGCGTATCATCTTCGATTACGGCTTTCGCACCAAGCGCGCAACAAGCGGCAATAAGCGTTGCTGTTTTCTTTCTGATGATTTCGTAGTATACATCTTCGGTAATATCAAGTCGGCGGGCTTTTTCTATTTGAAGTAATTCGCCTTCGCTCATTTCGCGAACGGCTACCGAAATGATTCTTAAAAGGTCAAAATCGCCATTATCAATCGATAAAAGCAATCCTTTTGAAAGTAAATAATCTCCAACTAAAACGGCAATCTTATTTTTCCAGAGCGCATTGATAGAGAAGAATCCGCGGCGGCGATTACTGTCATCTACCACATCGTCGTGTACCAAAGTTGCTGTATGAATTAATTCGATTACCGAAGCGCCACGATAGGTCCTCTCGTTTACAGTACCGCCGGAAACCATTTTGGCCGTAAGAAATACAAACATCGGACGCATTTGTTTTCCTTTACGGTTTACAATATAATAGGTAATCCTGTTCAGTAATGCAACCTTAGAGGTCATCGATTCATGGAACTTTTTTTCAAAAAGTTCCATCTCGGCAATAATGGGCTGTTTTATTTGTGAAGTAATATTCATTTCGATTCCAAATATACTATTTTAAATAAAAAAACGTTGTCTATTTTATGTTAGTATATCAACAATTTCAATACTAATTAAAAAAATCCATCCAAAAACACCTCAATCTAATACTAATTTGAATTCAATAATTAAAAGTAAAACCAAAAAAACTATTTATTATGAAAACAAAATTTTTATTAATGGGAACGTGCATCGCTTTATCATTTTTTACAAGCTGTAATTCTGATGAAAGCACAAATGATGAAACTAGTAAAGTAATTACTAATGATGAGATAATTGCAAATGCTAAGATAGATGCTTCAATAGATGATGTTACAAATATCGCCGAAGACCAATTTAATTCACAATTAAACATAAACAGCAAACATTCAGGACCTGTAAAACACTTTTTACCAAGCTGCGCTGTTATTACAACTGTTTTAACCAATAATACTTTTACCAAAACAATAGATTTTGGTGTTGACGGCTGTACACTTGATAACGGAAATACAGTAAAAGGAAAAATGATGGTTTCTTTCGCCAATGACTTTTCGGCTTCTACTCAAACCATCAGTTATACTTTTGAAGGGTTTTATCATAATGGTAAAAAACTGCAGGGAAGTAAAAGCATCGAAAGAACAGTAAAAGCGACTGATTTATTAGCAGAAGAACATCCAGTTTCGACTGCTGCAATTGATCTGACCATTACTTTTGACGACGGGAGTGTGTACTCAAGAAAAGGTTCTCTTGTAAAAGAAATGACTGCAGGTTATGATACCTGGTTTAATTGGGAAGATAATGTATTTGTGGTTACCGGAAGCGGTTCTACAACTTTACCTAACGGAGATACTTTCGCTGCAAACATTACGACACCTTTAGAATTTAAAGCTTCATGCCGAAAATCTTTTGCTGTAAAAGGTGTTGTATCGATAACTAAAAACGGAGCTTCGGCTATTATTGATTATGGCAATGGAGATTGCGACACTCTGGCTTCTGTAACCAAAGACGGCGTAACGGAAGAAATAGACCTAAAAAAATAGAGTCCCTTTTTGCCCGAAAAAAAAGCATTAATAACAAGATTTCACCCTTGTTTTTAATGCTTTTTTGTTAGGATTCAATGTTCCTCCGGAACACTCCTCCTCCGGAGTATTTTTACGAAATCTTACGCTTCCTTATTCGCTAATTGTCCGCATGCGGCATCAATATCCTTGCCTCGGCTTCGTCTTACCTTAACCACAACACCAATATTCTCCAATGCTTTTATGTATGCCATAATCGATTCTTCTGAAGCCTGCTGGAACTCACCGTCATCAATTGGATTGTATTCGATTAAATTAACTTTACACGGCACATATTTGCAAAACTTTACCAACGCATCAACCGAAGCTTTATCGTCGTTTATTCCTTTCCATACCACATACTCGTATGAGATTTTACTTTTCGTTTTTCTGTACCAGTATTCTAATGCTTCTCTTAAATCTTTCAAAGGAAAGTTTTTGCTGAAAGGCATGATCTTCGCACGGATTTCATCAATTGCCGAATGCAGGGAAACAGCCAGTTTGAATTTCACATCATCATCGGCCATTTTTTTGATCATTTTCGGGATTCCCGATGTTGAGACCATAATACGTTTTGGAGACATTCCTAACCCTTCAGGCGAAGTAATCATATCGATTGCTTTAATGACATTATTATAGTTCATTAAAGGTTCGCCCATCCCCATAAAAACAATATTCGAAAGCGGATGATTGTAATATAAACGGCTTTCCTTATCAATAGCCAGAATCTGATCGTAGATTTCGCCCGGTTCCAGATTTCGCATACGCTTTAATCGGGCAGTAGCACAGAAATTACAATCTAAACTGCAGCCAACCTGACTGGACACGCAGGCGGTTGTTCTGGTTTCGGTAGGAATCAAAACCGATTCTACCACTAAACCATCATGCAGACGTACGGCATTTTTCACTGTTCCGTCACTGCTGCGCTGCATGGTATCTACCTTAATATGATTGATAACAAAATTTTCTTCAAGCATAGACCGTGTTGATTTCGCAACATTGGTCATATCATCAAAACTATGCGCCCCTTTATTCCATAGCCATTCATAAACCTGATTACCGCGAAATGCTTTGTCGTTGTTTGCGACAAAAAAATCACGTAACTGATCTTTTGATAAGGCTCTTATGTCTTTTTTCTCAATTTGCATGCTGCAAAGTTAATCACTTTTGTCATTTTTTTTATTTTTTACCTCTATTCTTAGATTAAAACCAAAAAAATCGAAAAAAAATATCGCGAATATTTCAACTTAGGGTATTGTTTAAATGCTTTGGATTCTGTTTTTTCAGATTTTTCAAACAAATTTAAAGTCTCAGTAAAAAAGAAATAACAAACTAACTTACAAATACTTAACACCGCCTATTTCTTGTCCTGAAACAATATTCGAAGCCTTTTTCGCTGACTTTTCTTTAATATATAACAATTTAATAAAACTTTCGCTATGATTTTTATCATCCCTGTTCCAGAGTGTGCAAAGTAATTTTGCTTCAGGAAATAGAGCCTGATAATTCTACCGACTAATCGAATTTTCAAACTGCCTATTTTAATGATTAACCTTTACTACATTCTTACCATGAAAACAATTAACTCAATTTTACTGACAGTGATTTTTACAACTATGTCATTACAGACAAATGCACAGAGAAACTACATTGTAAGCAGCAATTCGACTTTTGAAGTAGCAGGAACTTCTACAGTGCATGATTGGGTAATGAAATCGACAGAAGGAACAGGCAGTGCTAACTTAACCGTTAAAGATTCTAAGCTTGCCGGTATAAACAGTTTAAACATTACATTATTAGCCGAAAGTTTAAAAAGCTACAAAACAAGTATGGACCAGGTGGCTTATGAAGCCATGGATACTGAAAAAAACAAAAACATTGGATATGTATTAAAATCTGCTGAAAGGATAGACGACAATACCTGGTCGCTTACCGGAACTTTTACTATTGCAGGTGTAAGCAAAGAATATGTAACTCAGGTAAAAGTAACCTCTAATAAAGGTGCTTTTATTTTACAGGGTTCTAATCAGATTACTTTTGGTGATTTTGAGATGGCGCCTCCAAAAGCCGCTCTTGGTGTTGTAAAAGCCGGAAAAGATTTAACTATATTTTTTAACATCACTTTAAGTTAACAAAAACAATTGCGCGATTATGTGCAGCTTTTATTTTTTTTTTTGAAGAGGGACTTGCTAAGTCCCTTTTTTGTTTTATCCCCAGTAAAACTAAAAACCTGGATTTCATCCTGAATAAATACTTCTCAAAACAGCAATTTTAACAGTATTCCTACGCGCTCCTTTTATCAAAAGTTCAATATTTCGGGCAATAAATACGAAATGAAATAAAAAAAGTTAGAAATATAACAATTTGATAAAAAACAGGTGTCTTTTTTGCCATAATGACGATTTGACCCCAAAATGAAAACGTTATAGTAAATAAATAGCAATTTAATAAAATTTTAACAATGACTTTTATCATGTAACAAACTGATTTATAGGAGGACCTTTGATACAAGTTAAAACAACAATCTTAGTACTAAAAAATTGAATTAGCCGATTATCAACTTTTTATTAAAAACAAAAACATTACAAAAATGAAAGCCACAAAATTTAGATTATTCGCATTTGTAATTACATTCCTAGGTATTACCTCATTTGCTGTTGCACAAAAAACGTACACTTTAGATAACAAATCTACCTTTTCAGTTGCAGGTACTTCAACACTGCATGACTGGGAAATGAAATCAGCATCTGGAGCAGGAACAGCAAATTTAACGATAGCCAATTCTAAGCTTACTGATATCGAAGCATTGTCAATTACTCTTTTAGTTGAAACTATTAAAAGCGAGAAAAAAAGCATGGATAAAGTAGCTTACGAAACTTTAAAAACAGATAAAAACAAAAACATTAAATACGTTCTAAAATCTGCCGAAAAAGTAAACGAGACTACTTGGGAGTTAACAGGAACTTACACAATAGCCGGGGTTAGCAAAGTGTACAAAACAACTGTAAAAACAACTGTAACAAAAGATGGACTAAACTTACAGGGGTCAAACAAAATCACTTTTACAGACTTCGGAATGAAATCTCCAACTGCAATGCTGGGAACTATTAAAACAGGACAAGACTTAACAATCAAATTTAATTTAAATTTTAATTAATACTAAACCAATAGCCATGAACAGAATATATATATTATTCGCAATATTAATTAGTACGGTTGCTGTCAATGCACAGGTCAGCTTCGGAAATATGCAAAACCAGATCTCTAGAGGGAAAGATGGTATCAACGTTTTCGACGTACAAAAAGACGATAGAGAATTTAAAGGCCTAAGTATTGACCTTGGAGGTGCTTTCAACATGGATTTTCAGGCAACAAATTCATTTAACGACCAGCCTGTTGGTACTACGACTACAACTACTACTACAGCTGCCGGGACTACTGTTAGAACAATTACCGGATATCGTTTAATGAATACTGAAAACAATTTTACTCTTCCTGGAGCTGATATGTATCTTGGTGCTCAATTGTTTGACGGAGTAAGAGTAAATTTAGATATCTACTTAGCTTCAAGACACCACAATGATTCTTATGTAAAAGGCGGATACTTACAAATTGACAAATTAGACTTCATCAAAAAAGACTTCCTTGCTGATGTAATGAAATACGCTACAATTAAAATTGGACAAATGGAGAACAACTTTGGTGATGCTCACTTCAGAGGTTCTGATAATGGTAATACAATCCGAAATGCATTTGTTGGAAACAACATCATGTATTCTTTCACTACAGAAATGGGTATGGAGATTTACTACAACAGAAGCGGATGGGTAAGCATGTTAGGAGTTACAAATGGTAATTTAAATCAAAGTAATGAACAAGTTTTTTACACTGCCGGGCCAAACACTAATACAACACACAGCCCTTCAATCTTAGCTAAATTTGGTTACGATAAACAGCTTAATGACGATTTAAGAGTGAGATTAACCGGTTCTTTATACCATAATGCAAATCTTGGAAACGCAAACATCTATTCTGCTAACAGATCAGGATTTGGTTATTGGGGTATCTTAAATAATAACGCTTATAAAAATACTATTACTAAGACTGATGTTAATGGTGCTGTTATTTCTGAAACCACAACTGATGTTGCTACTAGTTTCAGTAAAACATCTACTCCGGAGGCAACATTCAACCCTGGTTTCAAAAACTGGGCTACTACATACATGATTAACCCTTTTGTAAAATACAAAGGACTTGAATTCTTCGGAACACTTGAATTAGCTTCAGGAGGAGATAAAGCAGGTACAGATGACAAACGTACTGCTAATCAATATGCATCAGAGCTTATTTACAGATTTGGAAAAACTGAACAATTCTATATCGGCGGAAAATACAACACAGTATCTGGAAAATTATCTAATGCTGATGCTAAAAAGGTTACAGTAGATAAATTTGAAGCAAGCGCTGGCTGGTTTATGACTAAAAATATTTTAGCAAAATTAAACTATGTTAATCAACAATATAAAGATTACTCACAATTTGTTGGAGATCCTGCTACCGGAAATTTTAACAACTTTTATGGAGGTAAATTTGAAGGTTTAGTATTTGAAGCAACAATTGCATTCTAATATAAAAAAAAATGAAAACGAGATTTTCAATATTAATAACGGGTTTAGTAGTTTTCTTTCTTTTAGGAAGTGCTAAACCCACTTTTTTAGCAGAAGATACAACCTTAGTAATAAACAAAATTAAAATAGAAATTACGGGACTATCAACTGTTGGCAAGTACAATTGCTCAAATACCTTTCCCACAACAGATACGGTATACATCAATTCGGCTAAAAAAAATGTTTTAAATACTGAAATAAAAATGTCAAAATTTGATTGTGGAAACAAAATCATGACAAAAGATTTACAAGGTACTGTAAAGGTAAAAGAATTCCCTAACAGTGTTGTTTCCATAACCGATATAAAGCCAAACGGCAAAAATTACAAGTGCAGACTTAACTTTTACATTACTGATAAAACCCTTAAATACAAAGACTTTATCCTATACAATACAGACGATAAACTTCACGGAACACTTAATTTAAAATTTTCCGATATCGAACTGGAACCGCCCGTAAAAATGGCTGGATTAATCAAAGTAAAAGATGATATCATAATTAATTTTAGTTTGTACAAAGACTAAACAAAAAACTAAAAACTAAAAAAAACCACTTTGTCTTAAATACACGTTCTTCTTCAAAAAAATCAGCCGGTATTTCAAAATTGAAAAATTTGGCATGAGAATTGTCTTGCTGTCAAAAGATAAATAATCTTACAAAGCGCGCGTAATTTTAAAATTTGTATTTTTATTATTCCACTTTATAACCTTTTAAATTTTTTGATAACCTAAAAAGACATTTCTTATGAAAAAACAAATTTTAAGTCTGGCCGCTATCGTTTTGTTAGCATTTGCAGTACAATCTTGCGATAAAAAAGAAAAAACTGCCGATGACAATTTAACTCTTGGAAACAGAGTTGACTCTCTGACAACCGACATTGAAGAAGTAAAAGACAGCGCTGTAATCAAAGCCGAAAATGCTGCCGCAAAAGCAAAAGAAGCTTCAAATAATGCAGTGCAGGATGTAAAAGATGCCACTAAAAAAACAGCTGATGACGTTGAAACCGCAGCAAAAAAAACAGCAAATGATGTTAAAGACGCTACTAAAAAAGGAGCCGAAAAAATAGAAAATGCTGCAAAAGCTGCCAAAGACGGAACTGTGAAAACAGCAAAAGATGTAAATGAGGCATTGAAAAAATAATTCTATTAAAAACAAAAAAACAAAGTTGAAAAACCATTCGCCGCAACGAATGGTTTTTTTATTCCCATAAACGAGATTATAATTTTGTATTTTTGCTTTTCAATCTTTAGAAGTACTACAACATGCATTTTATATCACAGGAATTAGAAGATTATATCGAGCAGCATTCTGAAAACGAACCGGAATTGTTAGCAAAACTGAACAAAGAAACGTATCAAAAAATTCTTCTTCCCAGAATGCTCAGCGGTCATTTTCAGGGTCGCGTATTAAGCATGTTATCTAAATTGATTCGTCCGGTAAATATTCTTGAAATCGGCACTTACACAGGCTATGCAGCTTTGTGTTTATGCGAAGGCATGCAGGAAAACGGACAATTGCATACCATTGATATAAAAGAAGAACTGGTTGATTTTCAGAGGAAGTATTTTGACGCCTCACCTTGGGGAAATCAGATTTTCCAGCATTTGGGTGAAGCCGTAGATATTATTCCGACTCTTGATTTAAAATTTGATTTGGTTTTTATTGATGCCGATAAAGAAAACTACTTAAACTATTGGGAAATGATTGTTCCTAAAATGAATAAAGGAGGTATTATTTTATCTGACAATGTTTTATGGAGCGGTAAAATCCTTGATCCGGTTCATCCAAATGACACCAGCACTAAAGTTCTTTTAGAATACAATAAACTTTTAAAAGAAGATCCCAGAGTCGAAACCGTTTTACTGCCAATTCGCGATGGATTAACAGTGAGCAGAGTTTTATAATTTATTGATGCTGAAATACTAAGTTTTTCCTGTTAAAAATCAATACATTTAATTATGCCGCGAACTGAAGAAATCCATTCTGAAGGTTTTTCGATAATCAACAATGTTTTTACCGAAAGTGAAATTGAGAATATCATTTCGCTGATTGAAAAAACAACCGGAAACAATCCTGAAAACAGCACTTTTAGAAAATCTCAGGATTTATTTGCTATCAGGCAGTTTCATAAAGAAGTTCCCGAAACTTTACCTTTTATATTCAACCAAAATGTACAGGACATTATTGAATCGAATTTTGGGAAAGGATATTTTATAACCAAATCTATTTACTTTGACAAACCGGAAAATTCAAACTGGTTTGTGGCTTATCATCAGGACTTAACCATTTCTGTTGACAAGAAAGCTGACGTACAAAATTTTGAGAACTGGACCGTAAAACAAAATCAATTTGCCGTACAGCCTCCGGCAGAAATCCTCGAAGACAATTTTACCATCAGGATTCATATTGACAAGACAACTAAAGACAATGGTGCTTTAAAAGTAATCAACAATTCACATTCAAAAGGAATAGTGAGAATTGAAAATTTTGATTTTAAAAATGAAAAAGAAACCATTTGCGAAGTTGAAAAAGGCGGTATTATGATTATGAAACCACTTTTGTTTCATGCATCAAACAAAACTACCAATAATGAACGCAGAAGGGTTATCCACATTGAATTCAGTAAAAAACAGCTTCCATCCGGATTAGAATGGAGCGAAAAAACAATTCTTCAGAATTAATCAAGAAAAGAAAAACTCAGAAACTTAGCGCCTCAGAACTTAGTAACTTTAAAAAACTATCCCGGAAAATAAAGCGGTTTTAACCTGCGGTACAGCAGATAAATAAGGAAACCGAAAAAGGCTCCAAAGAAATATCCGGCAAGAATATCACCAGGATAATGCAATCCTAAATAAATTCGGCTGTAAGCAAAAATTAAAGGCCATAAGAACAGGAATCCTAAATATTTAAAATAACGTCTTAAAACCAAAAATAAAAAGGTTGCTACAGCCATAGTATTGGCTGCGTGCCCTGAGAAAAAGCTGAATGATTTTCGAACCTGAACAATTCGTATAACAGATGCCAGATCCGGATTGTTACATGGACGTAAACGCTGAAAAGTGTGCTTAAACAAATTACAGGTCTGATCTGTAAAAGCAATCAGAACCGCTACAAAAAGCAGCAGATACAATGTTTGTTTTCCTCCTATTTTTTTATAGATAAGATAAAACAGAAATAAAAAAAAAGGTGTCCAATAAAACTGCTGAGTAATAATCAGCCACAATTTATCAAAAGTTTCAGAACCTAAACCATTTAGATATACCAATAAACGAATATCTAATTCCTGTATTTTTTCCAACATATTATCTTTGACGTTTTATAGGTCCTGAAAGTGAATCAATATCTTCTTTTACTTTATCAATCTCTGTTGCAGTATCGCCCAATAAATTGTTAGTATCACCTAATAAATTCGATTTAGCACTTTCAATCTCGGCATTGATATTACCTGTTAAGCTGTTCAAAGATTTAGCGTCAAGACCATTAGCCTCTGCTCCTTTCTGAATTTCGCTTTTAATATCGTTAGTTGCATTTTTTAACTGAGCCATAGCTTTTCCCATAGTACGGGCAATTTCCGGAACTTTATCAGATCCAAAAAGCATTAGCACTATAAACAGTATGAAAACTAATTCTCCTCCTCCTATACCGAACATATCTTTTATTTTTGTTTGGACACAAAGATATTAAATTTTGAAGCTTAGAACTTTAAAATTTCCTTAAAAAAACAAAGACTCCTTTTAGGAGTCTTTTAGTGTTTGTTCTAGTCAAATTTTGATTTTTGCTCAACTTTTGGCCATGAATTATTGGTTACATCAATATCTGCGGTTAATAATTTCGGATCGATCTGAATACTTTTTATTGCTTTTGAAGTCGCATAAACTTTCTTCGCAGATTCATTTCCTTTTCTCCAGATCTGAGCCGGATAGTGATAATTATCTTTTGTACCGTCTTCATATGTAATTTCAACCAGAATAGGCATAATCATCCCCCCTGGTTTATTGAATTCTACTTCATAAAAATATTTAGGCGATTTTATGCTTGCTTTTTCCTCTGCTGTAAAAGTCTGATTTACATAATCTGACAATGGTTTGAAATCTTCTACTTTCAGGGCTTTTTTCTTAGAAGCATTCACTTCTGCATTATCACCGGAAACCAGATATACAAAAGGTCCTTTTTCGTATCCAAATCTTCCCTTTCTTACTTTGATATCTTTAATATCTGTCGTAGGCGTATCAGAAACATAATATTGCTTTACATCTTTAATTCCGATATCTACAAAATCAGTTGAATAAAACCATCCTCTAAAAAACCAGTCCAGATCTACTGCCGAAGCATCTTCCATCGTTCTAAAGAAATCTTCCGGAGTCGGGTGCTTGAACTTCCATCTGTTTGCATACGTTTTAAACGCATAATCAAACAATTCTTTCCCCATTACCACTTCTCTTAAAATATTAAGACCTGTTGCCGGTTTTCCGTACGCATTGTTTCCAAATTGGTGAATGGTTTCAGAATTAGACATAATAGGCTCTAAAAATTTCTGGTCACCACTCATATAAGGAACAATATTTTTTGCAGGTCCGCGTCTTGAAGGGAAAGTTGGATCCAATTCCTGCTCTGCTAAATATTCCAGAAAGGAATTCAGACCTTCGTCCATCCATGTCCACTGACGCTCATCTGAGTTTACAATCATCGGGAAGAAATTATGTCCCACCTCGTGAATTACAACCCCTATCATTCCGTTTTTAACCTCTCTGCTTGTTACTCCGTTTGCATCCGGGCGGCCATAATTCCAGCATATCATTGGATATTCCATTCCCTGATCTTCTGCCGAAACAGAAACTGCTTTTGGATACGGATAATCAAAAGTATGAGAAGAATAACTTTTTAAAGTATGCGCTACTGTCATTGTCGAAGTTTCTCCCCAAAGCGGATTGGCTTCTTTTGGATAAACAGATTCTGCCATCACAGTTTTATTGCTCAATTTTACGGCCATAGCATCGTAAATGAATTTTCTTGATGAAGCAATACCAAAATCTCGAACGTTTTTAGCGCTGAATTTCCATGTTTTTTTCTTTTCAGAAAATCCTTTTTCAGCCGCTTCAGCTTCTGCCTGAGTCACAATCACAACCGGTTTGTCAAATGATTTTTGAGCCTGTTCGTAACGTTTAACTTGTTCTGCTGTAAAAACTTCACTTCTGTTTGTCAGCTCTCCGGTTGCATCTACAACATGATCTGCAGGAACCGTGATGTTCACATCAAAATTCCCAAACGGGAGCGCAAACTCCCCGCTTCCCCAAAACTGCATATTCTGCCATCCTTCAACATCATTATAAACTGCCATTCTTGGATAGAATTGAGCAATAACATATAATTTGTTACCGTCTTTTTCGAAAAATTCATACCCAGAACGTCCGCCTTCTTTTTGGTAATTATTAATATTGTACCACCATTTTATTGAGAATGAAATTTTCTCTCCCGGTTTTAATGGCGAAACCAGATTAATACGCATCATGGTTTCGTTGATTGTGTAAGACAACGGATTCCCTTTAGCATCTTTAACCTGCTCGATATTAAAACCGCGCTCTAAATCTTTCTTTAGATATTTACTCGAAAAACCTTCGAGCGGCAATACCTGATTTATTTTTTCTCCTTCTGCCAAAGAAGTCTGTCCGTTTGCTCTCGCCTGATTTTGATCTAACTGAATCCATAAGTACTCTAAACTATCCGGAGAATTATTAGAATACGTGATGGTTTCAGAACCACTTAATCTTGAATTTTTATCGTCTAATTCAATATCAATTTTATAATCTGCCTGCTGTTGATAGTATGCCGGCCCCGGTGCTCCCGAAGCAGTACGAAACATATTGGGAGTTGCCAGCAAATCATACATCTGGCTGAATTTATTCGTATC
This portion of the Flavobacterium gelatinilyticum genome encodes:
- a CDS encoding polyprenyl synthetase family protein, with product MNITSQIKQPIIAEMELFEKKFHESMTSKVALLNRITYYIVNRKGKQMRPMFVFLTAKMVSGGTVNERTYRGASVIELIHTATLVHDDVVDDSNRRRGFFSINALWKNKIAVLVGDYLLSKGLLLSIDNGDFDLLRIISVAVREMSEGELLQIEKARRLDITEDVYYEIIRKKTATLIAACCALGAKAVIEDDTQVENMRKFGELIGMAFQIKDDLFDYSDEAIGKPTGIDIKEQKMTLPLIHVLNTCTPQEKKWLINSIKNHNKDKKRVKEVIAFVKNNNGLAYAENKMVEFQQEALSLLENYPDSDFKAALTLMVNYVIERKK
- the rlmN gene encoding 23S rRNA (adenine(2503)-C(2))-methyltransferase RlmN gives rise to the protein MQIEKKDIRALSKDQLRDFFVANNDKAFRGNQVYEWLWNKGAHSFDDMTNVAKSTRSMLEENFVINHIKVDTMQRSSDGTVKNAVRLHDGLVVESVLIPTETRTTACVSSQVGCSLDCNFCATARLKRMRNLEPGEIYDQILAIDKESRLYYNHPLSNIVFMGMGEPLMNYNNVIKAIDMITSPEGLGMSPKRIMVSTSGIPKMIKKMADDDVKFKLAVSLHSAIDEIRAKIMPFSKNFPLKDLREALEYWYRKTKSKISYEYVVWKGINDDKASVDALVKFCKYVPCKVNLIEYNPIDDGEFQQASEESIMAYIKALENIGVVVKVRRSRGKDIDAACGQLANKEA
- a CDS encoding YceI family protein is translated as MINLYYILTMKTINSILLTVIFTTMSLQTNAQRNYIVSSNSTFEVAGTSTVHDWVMKSTEGTGSANLTVKDSKLAGINSLNITLLAESLKSYKTSMDQVAYEAMDTEKNKNIGYVLKSAERIDDNTWSLTGTFTIAGVSKEYVTQVKVTSNKGAFILQGSNQITFGDFEMAPPKAALGVVKAGKDLTIFFNITLS
- a CDS encoding YceI family protein is translated as MKATKFRLFAFVITFLGITSFAVAQKTYTLDNKSTFSVAGTSTLHDWEMKSASGAGTANLTIANSKLTDIEALSITLLVETIKSEKKSMDKVAYETLKTDKNKNIKYVLKSAEKVNETTWELTGTYTIAGVSKVYKTTVKTTVTKDGLNLQGSNKITFTDFGMKSPTAMLGTIKTGQDLTIKFNLNFN
- a CDS encoding O-methyltransferase, with amino-acid sequence MHFISQELEDYIEQHSENEPELLAKLNKETYQKILLPRMLSGHFQGRVLSMLSKLIRPVNILEIGTYTGYAALCLCEGMQENGQLHTIDIKEELVDFQRKYFDASPWGNQIFQHLGEAVDIIPTLDLKFDLVFIDADKENYLNYWEMIVPKMNKGGIILSDNVLWSGKILDPVHPNDTSTKVLLEYNKLLKEDPRVETVLLPIRDGLTVSRVL
- a CDS encoding phytanoyl-CoA dioxygenase family protein, with translation MPRTEEIHSEGFSIINNVFTESEIENIISLIEKTTGNNPENSTFRKSQDLFAIRQFHKEVPETLPFIFNQNVQDIIESNFGKGYFITKSIYFDKPENSNWFVAYHQDLTISVDKKADVQNFENWTVKQNQFAVQPPAEILEDNFTIRIHIDKTTKDNGALKVINNSHSKGIVRIENFDFKNEKETICEVEKGGIMIMKPLLFHASNKTTNNERRRVIHIEFSKKQLPSGLEWSEKTILQN
- a CDS encoding phosphatase PAP2 family protein, with product MLEKIQELDIRLLVYLNGLGSETFDKLWLIITQQFYWTPFFLFLFYLIYKKIGGKQTLYLLLFVAVLIAFTDQTCNLFKHTFQRLRPCNNPDLASVIRIVQVRKSFSFFSGHAANTMAVATFLFLVLRRYFKYLGFLFLWPLIFAYSRIYLGLHYPGDILAGYFFGAFFGFLIYLLYRRLKPLYFPG
- a CDS encoding Sec-independent protein translocase subunit TatA/TatB; the protein is MFGIGGGELVFILFIVLMLFGSDKVPEIARTMGKAMAQLKNATNDIKSEIQKGAEANGLDAKSLNSLTGNINAEIESAKSNLLGDTNNLLGDTATEIDKVKEDIDSLSGPIKRQR
- a CDS encoding M1 family metallopeptidase translates to MKKLSLLLLFPAMLAAQEKTTAPRQQGKYDTNKFSQMYDLLATPNMFRTASGAPGPAYYQQQADYKIDIELDDKNSRLSGSETITYSNNSPDSLEYLWIQLDQNQARANGQTSLAEGEKINQVLPLEGFSSKYLKKDLERGFNIEQVKDAKGNPLSYTINETMMRINLVSPLKPGEKISFSIKWWYNINNYQKEGGRSGYEFFEKDGNKLYVIAQFYPRMAVYNDVEGWQNMQFWGSGEFALPFGNFDVNITVPADHVVDATGELTNRSEVFTAEQVKRYEQAQKSFDKPVVIVTQAEAEAAEKGFSEKKKTWKFSAKNVRDFGIASSRKFIYDAMAVKLSNKTVMAESVYPKEANPLWGETSTMTVAHTLKSYSSHTFDYPYPKAVSVSAEDQGMEYPMICWNYGRPDANGVTSREVKNGMIGVVIHEVGHNFFPMIVNSDERQWTWMDEGLNSFLEYLAEQELDPTFPSRRGPAKNIVPYMSGDQKFLEPIMSNSETIHQFGNNAYGKPATGLNILREVVMGKELFDYAFKTYANRWKFKHPTPEDFFRTMEDASAVDLDWFFRGWFYSTDFVDIGIKDVKQYYVSDTPTTDIKDIKVRKGRFGYEKGPFVYLVSGDNAEVNASKKKALKVEDFKPLSDYVNQTFTAEEKASIKSPKYFYEVEFNKPGGMIMPILVEITYEDGTKDNYHYPAQIWRKGNESAKKVYATSKAIKSIQIDPKLLTADIDVTNNSWPKVEQKSKFD